In one window of Phycisphaerales bacterium DNA:
- a CDS encoding sigma-70 family RNA polymerase sigma factor, with product MNGATELMEAKPSRQPPRPPSPPSNRAVTELLVRAQSGDARATDELFPIVYDELRSLAQRFLSGESKAQTLQATALVHEAYLRLVGPNQSPWENRGHFFGAAARAIRRILTDHARERDAQKRGGGQKPVSLDEALVVCAGEPDVDMVNLDAALTKLAGIDEQKARVVELRFFGGLTVEQTALALGISPSSVARDWQFARVWLHRELAAEMG from the coding sequence ATGAACGGAGCGACTGAACTCATGGAGGCCAAGCCCAGCCGCCAACCCCCGCGCCCGCCGAGCCCCCCGTCGAACCGTGCGGTGACGGAGCTGCTCGTTCGCGCCCAGTCGGGGGATGCCAGGGCGACGGACGAGCTATTTCCGATCGTTTACGACGAGCTGCGGAGCCTAGCCCAGCGGTTCTTGAGCGGGGAGAGCAAGGCGCAGACGCTGCAGGCGACGGCGCTCGTGCACGAGGCGTACCTGCGGCTGGTGGGGCCGAACCAGAGCCCTTGGGAGAACCGCGGGCACTTTTTCGGGGCGGCGGCGCGTGCGATCCGGCGGATTCTGACGGACCATGCGCGGGAGCGGGATGCCCAGAAGCGGGGGGGCGGGCAGAAGCCGGTGTCGCTGGATGAGGCGCTGGTGGTGTGCGCGGGCGAGCCCGATGTGGACATGGTGAACCTCGACGCGGCGCTCACGAAGCTCGCGGGCATCGATGAGCAGAAGGCGCGGGTGGTTGAACTGCGGTTCTTCGGCGGGCTCACCGTGGAGCAGACGGCGCTGGCGCTGGGGATCTCGCCCAGCTCGGTGGCGCGGGACTGGCAGTTTGCACGGGTGTGGTTGCACCGCGAGCTGGCCGCGGAGATGGGCTGA